Within Candidatus Cloacimonadota bacterium, the genomic segment TTCTTCTTTAATTCATTCGAAATCGCATCTAAAATACCATTAATAAATTTTCCTGAACTTTCCGCACAATATTTTTTGGAAATTTCAATGGCTTCATCCATTATTATTGGATGAGGTGTTTCAGTATATAGCATCTCATTTGTTGCAACTCGCAAGATACATCTGTCTAATTCTGCAATTTTGTTCAAAGGAAAGTTTGTTGAATGTTGACTTATCTTTTTGTCGATTTCAGAAAGATTATCAATCGAACTTTTCAAGATAGAATCTACAAATTCAAATATCTTTTTATTCTTTTTTGTTTCTTTTCCGAAGGCAATATCATCCAATATTTCAGAATATTCTTTTTCATAAAAATCAAGAGAATATAATATCTGAACTGCAATTTCGCGACCTTTTCTGCGGATTCCCATATTAAAGACCTTTGTAGTTCGGAACATTCAGTCCGGCTTTTGACGGATTGTTCCGAATAAATTCTCGTAATTATTTTTAAGCAAACAGAACAAGTTTTGTTCTATTTTTCTCAATCAAGATGATTGAGTTACTGCAAACAGAACAAGTTTTGTTCTATTTTTCTCAATCAAGATGATTGAGTTACTGCAAACAGAACAAGTTCTATTCTACATTGTAAAACAAAATTCCGATCTTGTTTTCCCTGATCAATTTAGCAAATTGATTTACTGAATCTTCTTAAACAAATTAACCAGCTCGATCGCAGAAAGAGCTGCATCCCAACCTTTATTCCCGATTTTCGTACCTGCTCTTTCAATTGCCTGCTCGATCGAATCTGTCGTCA encodes:
- the nusB gene encoding transcription antitermination factor NusB, producing MFRTTKVFNMGIRRKGREIAVQILYSLDFYEKEYSEILDDIAFGKETKKNKKIFEFVDSILKSSIDNLSEIDKKISQHSTNFPLNKIAELDRCILRVATNEMLYTETPHPIIMDEAIEISKKYCAESSGKFINGILDAISNELKKKTRNEIDCH